A region from the Candidatus Electrothrix scaldis genome encodes:
- a CDS encoding HU family DNA-binding protein codes for MLKRELVSEVTEQLGGYYKQDVAQAVDIILENITQALTEGRRVEIRGFGSFSVRTRKPRTTKNPKTGKMMDIPARKTLHFTMSKSLKEVLIEE; via the coding sequence ATGCTCAAGCGTGAATTGGTAAGTGAGGTTACTGAGCAGTTAGGCGGCTACTATAAACAGGATGTAGCGCAGGCTGTCGATATTATACTGGAAAATATAACACAGGCCCTGACGGAAGGGCGACGGGTTGAAATTCGTGGATTTGGGAGTTTTTCCGTGAGAACGCGTAAACCTCGTACGACAAAGAATCCAAAGACCGGAAAGATGATGGATATCCCGGCAAGAAAGACCCTGCACTTCACGATGAGTAAATCTCTCAAGGAAGTTCTTATTGAGGAGTAG
- a CDS encoding transposase codes for MLDETRKRLKKLDSRVKEFASETTRWRRFAAPGKKDIWEYAEFGTKRGNWKQFRRAIYCRLCNHGSQLRLPGTGPDTVIITNLGRGGTIDELLEKAGVMSEYVSANAIVAGYHVRGSDELVNRGFKDFGHEQLPFTRFTPNAAWYYMLLVGFFLFESFKEDAASPVVSITAYASTVRRQLIDVAGKIVRHSGQVVLKVARCAFEGLQLAEMLKRCIEPPVLQH; via the coding sequence TTGTTAGACGAAACCCGAAAAAGGCTCAAAAAACTTGATAGTCGAGTAAAAGAATTTGCAAGTGAGACAACCCGTTGGAGGCGTTTTGCCGCACCCGGTAAGAAAGATATTTGGGAGTATGCGGAATTCGGCACTAAAAGGGGTAATTGGAAGCAATTTCGACGTGCTATATACTGTCGCCTGTGCAACCACGGGTCTCAGCTTCGGCTTCCAGGAACTGGTCCAGACACCGTGATCATTACAAATCTTGGGCGTGGCGGAACTATTGACGAACTTCTTGAAAAGGCGGGAGTTATGTCAGAATATGTAAGTGCCAACGCTATTGTTGCAGGGTATCATGTACGCGGTAGCGACGAGTTGGTTAACCGAGGTTTCAAGGATTTTGGCCATGAACAACTGCCGTTCACTCGATTCACTCCAAACGCTGCGTGGTATTACATGCTACTGGTCGGCTTTTTTCTTTTTGAATCATTCAAAGAGGATGCAGCTTCTCCCGTAGTTTCAATAACAGCCTATGCATCAACAGTGCGCCGTCAACTGATAGATGTAGCGGGTAAAATTGTCAGGCACAGCGGTCAGGTTGTATTAAAAGTGGCCCGGTGTGCTTTTGAAGGGCTTCAATTAGCCGAAATGTTAAAAAGGTGTATTGAGCCCCCTGTGTTACAACACTAG
- a CDS encoding AAA family ATPase, which yields MKLKEVHIKGYKSIDGRVGQRIPFGDLTVLLGANGSGKSNLVSFFKMLNFMTSGALQQYVGKYGVSHLLFYGPKHTESISFELAFASESSHDTYEVRLAHGLPDRLFVSGEKIIYHKISPPSPQPQEYFLDAGGSESGLASDQRKTSAVLYRLLSGVRSYQFHDTSDTAKIKDRGYIDDAKYLRSDAGNLAAFLNMLKQNKAYQRYYDRIVRHVQRVMPQFHDFDLEPIPGNKDYVSLNWQDASGSDYLFGPDQISDGSLRFMALATLLLQPPELLPTFIVLDEPELGLHPAAIGELAGIVRSASQKTQVLLATQSTRLVDEFSAEDVVVVERNEQKGCSVFKKLDPEQLQDWLERYSLSELWEKNVLGGQP from the coding sequence ATGAAACTGAAAGAAGTGCATATAAAGGGATACAAATCTATTGATGGCCGTGTCGGTCAACGCATTCCCTTCGGTGACCTGACGGTCCTGCTCGGAGCTAACGGTTCCGGCAAAAGTAATCTGGTTTCATTCTTCAAGATGCTCAATTTCATGACAAGCGGAGCCTTGCAGCAATACGTGGGTAAATACGGGGTCAGCCACCTGCTTTTTTACGGCCCCAAACACACCGAATCCATTTCCTTTGAGCTTGCCTTTGCATCCGAATCCTCCCATGATACCTATGAGGTGAGACTCGCGCACGGCTTGCCGGATCGTTTATTCGTCAGCGGCGAAAAGATTATTTATCATAAAATTAGCCCTCCTTCACCACAGCCACAGGAGTATTTTCTTGACGCAGGTGGAAGTGAATCAGGGTTGGCAAGCGACCAAAGGAAAACCAGTGCAGTCTTGTATCGCCTTTTGTCGGGGGTACGGAGTTATCAGTTTCATGACACCTCAGACACAGCCAAGATTAAAGATCGCGGCTATATTGATGATGCCAAATATCTCCGTAGCGATGCAGGAAATCTGGCTGCCTTTCTGAATATGCTCAAGCAAAACAAAGCGTATCAAAGATATTATGATCGAATCGTCCGGCACGTACAGCGCGTTATGCCGCAATTCCATGACTTCGACTTGGAGCCGATTCCTGGCAATAAAGATTATGTTAGCCTGAACTGGCAAGATGCATCAGGCAGTGATTATTTATTCGGTCCCGATCAGATATCAGACGGTTCCCTCCGTTTTATGGCCCTGGCAACTCTGCTGCTTCAGCCGCCGGAACTCCTGCCAACCTTTATTGTCCTGGATGAGCCGGAACTAGGGCTTCATCCTGCTGCTATTGGAGAATTGGCCGGGATCGTTCGTTCGGCATCACAAAAAACGCAGGTGCTGCTGGCAACACAGTCTACTCGTCTTGTTGATGAATTTTCCGCAGAAGATGTGGTTGTGGTTGAGCGCAATGAGCAGAAAGGTTGTTCTGTTTTTAAAAAACTTGATCCTGAACAGTTGCAGGACTGGCTTGAGCGTTACAGTCTCTCTGAGTTATGGGAAAAGAACGTGCTGGGAGGTCAGCCGTGA
- a CDS encoding transposase, with product MVETWKRIILYQESLNLGAKFWSGCASKSLPGLEISSLAVIDLKANTAFHLECEQTPGTLPDNESRIDFYVNQVINRAPELDKIADYFVYDGAAAKKKFVDGITENTGLHLVSKFPKNANMRYLYTGPRMPGPGRPRQYDGKIRWKKLETYRFDTCYEDDEIIIYTAVVNSVLLKCNVRIAYIYKKCSDSYAILFSTDLNLDGFLIYKYYKARFQIEFLFRDAKQYTGLTHCQARSENKLYFHFNSSLTAVSIAKANFYDSVENQGTPFSMRDVTDYYSEKLFLDRILSKLDIELVSDKFDFDYEDLLNTAAALA from the coding sequence ATGGTTGAAACATGGAAAAGGATTATTTTATATCAAGAATCGCTCAATTTAGGTGCCAAGTTCTGGAGTGGATGCGCTTCCAAGTCGTTGCCTGGACTTGAAATAAGCTCTCTTGCGGTTATCGACCTTAAAGCGAATACAGCCTTTCATCTTGAATGTGAGCAAACTCCGGGAACTCTCCCAGATAATGAAAGCCGAATTGATTTTTATGTTAATCAAGTGATCAACCGTGCCCCAGAACTTGATAAAATCGCTGACTATTTTGTTTACGACGGTGCTGCGGCAAAGAAAAAGTTTGTCGATGGCATAACTGAAAATACCGGGTTGCATCTTGTCAGTAAATTTCCCAAAAATGCGAATATGCGCTATTTGTATACAGGGCCAAGAATGCCGGGACCGGGGCGACCGAGGCAATATGACGGAAAAATCCGATGGAAAAAACTCGAGACGTACCGTTTCGACACCTGTTATGAAGATGATGAAATCATTATATATACTGCTGTCGTCAATAGCGTGCTGCTGAAGTGCAATGTTCGTATCGCCTATATCTACAAGAAATGCTCCGACAGTTATGCTATTCTTTTCTCTACCGATTTGAATCTGGACGGATTCTTGATTTACAAGTATTACAAGGCTCGATTTCAGATAGAGTTTCTCTTTCGGGATGCGAAACAATATACCGGCCTCACGCATTGTCAGGCAAGAAGTGAAAACAAACTGTATTTTCACTTCAACTCTTCACTAACCGCCGTTTCAATCGCTAAAGCCAATTTTTATGACAGTGTTGAAAACCAGGGAACTCCTTTCTCAATGAGAGATGTAACTGACTATTATTCCGAAAAATTATTTCTTGACCGAATTTTATCCAAACTGGATATTGAGCTGGTTTCAGATAAATTCGACTTCGATTATGAAGATCTGTTGAATACAGCGGCAGCACTTGCATAA
- a CDS encoding 30S ribosomal protein S1 codes for MTDSGIQPATAAEESGMEDISFAELFEQEDNNTVINVQEVAIGTVVDLNSDAVLIDVGDKAESYIAIGEFRREDPDRVIQIGDQFEVFIEKRKEEGGLLLSREKAIAIKVWEQIATIQEEDGTIEGRIDNRVKGGMSVDIGVPAFLPYSQIDLRPVKDLDGLIGETFEFKILKFNRKRNNVVISRRAILEEQRSQLREQMRATLEEGQTICGAITNITDYGLFIDLGGMDGLCHITDLSWGRVSHPSKLYTVGEEIEVKVLKYDQDSDRVSLGVKQLKSDPWEMVPETYPVGAKVSGKVVSITDYGAFVELEEGVEGLVHISEMSWSKKPRHPSKIVSVGSEIDVQVLKVEAETKRISLGMKQLQPNPWDLVEESYPIGAVIEGKIKNITDFGVFIGIEEGIDGLIHVSDLSWTERIKHPSEKYAKGEAIQAVVLKIDKENERFSLGVKQLEPDPWQAAVSNYPIGSLVEGKITNITDFGVFVQLEEGIEGLVHVSEISREKIKTPVGMFNVGDMLKTTVINVSAADRKIGLSLKALEGDEAEASGDSAAAEETPQKQQAATKASSGPATFGDLLKAAASAEDNEEESSDK; via the coding sequence ATGACTGACAGTGGAATTCAGCCCGCAACTGCGGCAGAAGAAAGTGGCATGGAAGATATCAGCTTTGCTGAACTCTTCGAACAAGAAGACAATAATACTGTTATTAATGTTCAGGAAGTAGCAATCGGAACAGTCGTTGATCTGAACAGTGATGCTGTCCTCATTGATGTTGGCGATAAGGCAGAAAGCTATATCGCTATTGGAGAGTTCCGTAGGGAAGATCCTGATCGTGTGATTCAAATCGGGGATCAGTTTGAAGTCTTCATTGAAAAAAGAAAAGAAGAGGGTGGACTGCTGCTCTCTCGTGAAAAGGCCATTGCCATTAAAGTCTGGGAACAGATTGCCACAATTCAAGAAGAAGATGGTACCATTGAAGGACGCATCGACAACAGAGTGAAGGGTGGTATGTCTGTTGATATCGGTGTTCCGGCCTTCCTGCCGTATTCTCAGATAGACCTGCGTCCGGTGAAAGACCTTGATGGTCTTATCGGTGAAACTTTTGAATTTAAGATCCTTAAGTTCAACCGTAAACGCAATAACGTGGTTATCTCCCGTCGTGCGATTCTGGAAGAGCAGCGTTCACAGCTGCGCGAACAGATGCGTGCTACCCTGGAAGAAGGTCAGACCATTTGCGGTGCTATTACCAATATCACTGATTACGGTCTGTTCATCGATCTGGGTGGCATGGACGGTCTCTGTCACATCACCGATCTATCCTGGGGCCGGGTTTCCCATCCCTCCAAGCTGTACACCGTGGGTGAGGAAATCGAGGTCAAGGTCCTCAAGTATGACCAGGATTCCGACCGCGTTTCTCTCGGCGTGAAACAGCTCAAGTCTGATCCTTGGGAAATGGTACCGGAGACCTATCCGGTTGGTGCCAAAGTCAGCGGAAAGGTTGTTTCTATCACTGATTACGGTGCCTTTGTTGAGTTGGAAGAAGGCGTGGAAGGACTTGTTCACATTTCTGAGATGAGTTGGTCCAAGAAGCCGCGTCATCCATCCAAGATCGTCAGCGTTGGTTCTGAGATCGACGTTCAGGTCCTGAAGGTGGAAGCTGAGACCAAGCGTATCTCCCTGGGTATGAAGCAGCTGCAGCCTAATCCTTGGGATTTGGTTGAGGAAAGCTATCCCATCGGTGCGGTTATTGAGGGTAAGATCAAAAACATCACCGATTTTGGTGTGTTCATCGGTATCGAAGAGGGTATTGATGGTCTGATCCACGTTTCCGACCTCTCCTGGACCGAGCGTATTAAGCATCCTTCTGAGAAGTACGCAAAAGGCGAAGCTATTCAGGCTGTTGTTCTGAAGATCGACAAGGAGAACGAACGCTTCTCCCTCGGTGTGAAGCAGCTGGAGCCGGATCCTTGGCAGGCAGCGGTAAGCAATTACCCCATCGGAAGCCTGGTTGAAGGAAAGATCACCAACATCACTGATTTCGGCGTCTTTGTCCAGCTTGAAGAAGGTATTGAAGGTTTGGTACATGTTTCCGAAATCAGCCGTGAGAAGATCAAAACCCCGGTTGGCATGTTCAATGTAGGGGATATGCTGAAAACCACTGTTATCAATGTTTCTGCTGCTGACCGTAAGATCGGTCTCTCTCTGAAGGCCTTGGAAGGGGATGAGGCAGAAGCGAGCGGAGACAGCGCTGCTGCTGAGGAAACTCCCCAGAAGCAGCAGGCTGCAACCAAAGCCAGCTCAGGCCCGGCCACCTTTGGTGATCTGCTGAAGGCTGCCGCTAGTGCCGAGGATAACGAGGAGGAATCTTCGGATAAATAA
- a CDS encoding DUF4276 family protein has product MHNLKQNLPNHCLTSRDKRKAREYRGGLLSYEKAEKDIRAWLKEDDHVECRFTTMFDFYALPDDFPGYAEAMRNSDPYERVGILEQKMAESVGDSRFIPYIQLHEFEALLFADPKQLDWEYLEHDVPIGNLVTMVASQNPELINDGPVTTPSKRILSEIPEYDKVTAGVAVAEKIGLLMLRQKCRHFNDWLTRLERLAQKG; this is encoded by the coding sequence TTGCATAATCTGAAGCAAAATTTACCGAACCATTGCTTAACGAGCAGGGATAAAAGGAAGGCTAGGGAATATCGCGGCGGCTTGCTGAGCTATGAGAAGGCTGAAAAGGATATCCGGGCGTGGTTGAAGGAGGATGATCACGTGGAGTGCCGCTTTACAACCATGTTTGATTTCTACGCATTGCCGGATGATTTTCCTGGCTATGCCGAGGCGATGAGAAACAGCGATCCTTATGAACGGGTTGGAATCCTGGAGCAAAAAATGGCTGAGAGCGTCGGCGATAGCCGTTTTATTCCATACATTCAGTTGCACGAATTCGAGGCCTTGCTTTTTGCAGATCCGAAACAGTTGGATTGGGAATATCTGGAGCATGACGTCCCAATCGGAAATCTGGTTACTATGGTGGCAAGTCAGAATCCAGAACTCATCAATGATGGACCCGTGACGACACCTTCAAAGCGCATTCTTAGCGAAATTCCCGAGTATGACAAGGTCACAGCCGGTGTTGCCGTTGCTGAGAAGATCGGCCTGCTCATGCTGCGGCAGAAGTGTCGGCATTTTAATGACTGGCTTACTCGGCTGGAACGACTTGCTCAGAAGGGTTAA
- a CDS encoding CPBP family glutamic-type intramembrane protease encodes MKKYLKNNLLAGYRGSPLSNAKISLTLLALLPLIALPVGTFGNLFSFQLLDAQTACIAIFALFLFPALLEESFFRGLLVPIKTRENGKKAIFLFTLLSASLFTLWHPLNALTINPGAQALFCDPYFLCIVFCLGIACSLSYIFSRSLWVPIIIHWLTVVAWVIFLGGRNLFLQ; translated from the coding sequence ATGAAAAAATATCTCAAAAACAACCTGCTGGCAGGATACAGGGGCTCCCCGCTCAGTAACGCAAAGATTTCTTTGACACTACTGGCTCTCCTTCCCCTTATTGCTCTGCCTGTCGGAACCTTTGGCAATCTCTTCTCCTTTCAGCTCCTGGATGCACAAACAGCCTGCATCGCCATCTTCGCCCTGTTCCTCTTTCCGGCCCTGCTGGAAGAATCCTTTTTTCGTGGTCTGCTGGTCCCCATCAAGACCAGGGAGAATGGGAAAAAAGCTATATTTTTGTTCACTCTGCTCAGCGCATCTCTGTTTACCCTCTGGCATCCGCTCAACGCCCTGACAATCAATCCTGGCGCACAGGCATTATTCTGCGATCCATATTTTCTGTGCATCGTCTTTTGCTTGGGTATCGCTTGCAGCCTCTCCTATATTTTCTCCCGCTCTCTTTGGGTGCCAATCATCATCCACTGGTTAACCGTGGTGGCTTGGGTTATCTTTCTCGGCGGTCGAAATCTCTTCTTACAATAA
- a CDS encoding ABC transporter ATP-binding protein — protein sequence MTDFLRITGINKTFQPSKEVCVQALHDIHLNVEQGDLAVLSGPSGSGKTTLLNIIGGLDSPSSGEVALDGQQITGLSQSELSLVRRDQIGFVFQAYNLIPVLTARENIEYVMKLQGKKQEECDQRTIEVAQKLGIDTLLNKLPSQMSGGQQQRVAVARAVAATPKLILADEPTANLDSTTAASLMNMMQRLNEDEGVTIIFSSHDPLVIDKARHSVILHDGKVIANERTS from the coding sequence ATGACTGACTTTCTTCGTATAACAGGCATCAACAAGACTTTTCAGCCCAGCAAAGAAGTATGCGTCCAGGCCCTGCATGATATTCATCTCAATGTTGAGCAAGGTGACCTTGCGGTTCTGTCCGGCCCCTCAGGCAGCGGCAAAACCACTCTCCTCAATATAATTGGCGGACTTGATAGCCCGAGCAGCGGCGAGGTGGCCCTGGACGGACAACAAATCACCGGGCTATCTCAATCCGAGCTTTCACTGGTCCGACGGGATCAGATAGGCTTTGTCTTTCAGGCCTACAACCTGATTCCAGTTCTAACAGCGCGAGAGAATATTGAATACGTCATGAAGCTACAGGGGAAAAAACAGGAAGAGTGCGACCAACGCACCATTGAGGTTGCTCAAAAACTGGGCATCGACACCCTGCTGAACAAGCTGCCATCCCAGATGAGCGGAGGACAACAGCAACGAGTTGCCGTAGCCAGGGCTGTGGCTGCAACCCCAAAATTAATCCTGGCTGACGAGCCTACTGCCAATCTGGACTCTACCACTGCGGCCTCTCTCATGAACATGATGCAGCGGCTCAACGAAGACGAGGGCGTCACCATTATCTTCTCATCCCATGACCCGCTCGTGATTGATAAGGCCCGGCACTCTGTAATCCTTCATGACGGCAAGGTGATCGCGAATGAGCGGACTTCCTGA
- a CDS encoding calcium-binding protein — protein MVQGKLQLGDSVIVKPNVEELDLNINIGGWQGRVAEIEEEDGLIGIDWDSLTLKQIPDKTIVYCEVEGLDWARAYLEPADVEQTTARDTEDDVVKAIEDIESKHDFTWTDEDPEESEEIDRRIQAVLDNAEDESEEAAFEVWQEYLEDELEFPFEAEIFECQEEGPLQEGDQVTVVDIYEDDDEEYDVFDDDIEDIYGILVSLRHGREKYEFPLCDLEVLDKSSSNYQPVKDYAIWLANR, from the coding sequence ATGGTACAAGGCAAACTCCAGCTCGGTGATTCTGTCATTGTAAAACCGAATGTTGAAGAACTTGATTTAAATATCAACATTGGCGGATGGCAGGGACGGGTCGCTGAAATCGAAGAAGAAGACGGCCTGATTGGTATAGATTGGGATAGCCTGACTCTCAAGCAGATACCTGACAAAACGATTGTCTACTGTGAAGTAGAAGGGTTGGACTGGGCCAGAGCGTATCTTGAACCAGCAGATGTTGAACAAACAACAGCCAGAGATACCGAGGATGATGTTGTAAAAGCAATTGAAGACATTGAAAGCAAGCATGATTTTACTTGGACAGATGAAGATCCTGAAGAATCAGAGGAAATAGACAGGAGAATACAGGCCGTCTTAGACAACGCTGAAGATGAGAGTGAAGAGGCGGCCTTTGAGGTATGGCAGGAGTATCTTGAGGATGAGTTGGAATTTCCCTTTGAGGCAGAGATCTTTGAGTGTCAAGAGGAGGGGCCGTTACAAGAAGGAGATCAGGTAACGGTAGTGGATATTTATGAAGATGATGATGAAGAATATGATGTTTTTGATGATGATATTGAGGATATCTATGGAATACTGGTGTCGTTACGGCATGGACGCGAGAAGTATGAGTTTCCCTTATGTGATTTAGAAGTCCTGGATAAATCCTCGTCTAACTATCAGCCAGTAAAAGATTATGCGATCTGGCTTGCAAATCGTTGA
- a CDS encoding IS1380 family transposase: MKKKKNTTYRKSDLKINYIDITDDCLTSRSGLSLFIAYLHGISLFPIIESLFGDLRKSKKGASAVEIFKQIFCFMMDGTSRHLVYFDDLKADKGYAACIETSEDDMASSHTIKRFFGNFSFVKVFVFRRLLQKLFIWRLNITKPAVVELGIDTMVMENDDAECRHGVKPTYKKKKGFQPLQMNWGRFFVDAVFRGGDKHSNHGDTVQKMILHIVNRIRKEYRHDVPIVIRMDSGFFDQKIFEFCEQLGVGYICGGKMYKDIKEFASETTRWRRFAAPGKKDIWEYAEFGTKRGNWKQFRRAIYCRLCNHGSQLRLPGTGPDTVIITNLGRGGTIDELLEKAGVMSEYVSANAIVAGYHVRGSDELVNRGFKDFGHEQLPFTRFTPNAAWYYMLLVGFFLFESFKEDAASPVVSITAYASTVRRQLIDVAGKIVRHSGQVVLKVARCAFEGLQLAEMLKRCIEPPVLQH, encoded by the coding sequence ATGAAGAAGAAAAAAAACACGACCTATCGAAAAAGTGACCTGAAAATTAATTATATTGACATAACTGACGACTGTTTGACCAGTCGGTCAGGTCTGTCTCTTTTTATAGCGTACCTGCATGGTATTTCATTATTCCCTATTATTGAGAGTTTGTTCGGCGATCTGAGAAAAAGCAAAAAAGGTGCATCGGCGGTTGAGATATTCAAGCAGATATTCTGTTTCATGATGGACGGAACCAGTCGACATCTGGTGTACTTTGACGATCTTAAGGCAGATAAGGGCTATGCCGCCTGTATAGAGACATCAGAGGATGACATGGCCTCCTCGCATACAATCAAGCGTTTTTTCGGCAATTTTTCTTTTGTTAAAGTGTTTGTTTTTCGACGTCTGCTGCAGAAACTGTTCATTTGGCGATTGAATATAACCAAGCCAGCCGTTGTTGAACTCGGCATTGATACAATGGTTATGGAAAACGATGACGCAGAGTGTCGACATGGAGTAAAACCGACCTATAAAAAAAAGAAAGGATTCCAGCCGTTACAGATGAACTGGGGAAGATTTTTTGTAGATGCGGTTTTTCGCGGTGGTGATAAGCACTCGAATCACGGTGACACTGTCCAAAAAATGATATTGCATATTGTGAATCGCATCAGAAAGGAATATCGACATGATGTCCCGATTGTTATCCGAATGGACAGTGGTTTTTTCGACCAGAAGATTTTTGAATTTTGTGAGCAACTTGGTGTTGGTTATATCTGTGGTGGGAAGATGTATAAAGATATAAAAGAATTTGCAAGTGAGACAACCCGTTGGAGGCGTTTTGCCGCACCCGGTAAGAAAGATATTTGGGAGTATGCGGAATTCGGCACTAAAAGGGGTAATTGGAAGCAATTTCGACGTGCTATATACTGTCGCCTGTGCAACCACGGGTCTCAGCTTCGGCTTCCAGGAACTGGTCCAGACACCGTGATCATTACAAATCTTGGGCGTGGCGGAACTATTGACGAACTTCTTGAAAAGGCGGGAGTTATGTCAGAATATGTAAGTGCCAACGCTATTGTTGCAGGGTATCATGTACGCGGTAGCGACGAGTTGGTTAACCGAGGTTTCAAGGATTTTGGCCATGAACAACTGCCGTTCACTCGATTCACTCCAAACGCTGCGTGGTATTACATGCTACTGGTCGGCTTTTTTCTTTTTGAATCATTCAAAGAGGATGCAGCTTCTCCCGTAGTTTCAATAACAGCCTATGCATCAACAGTGCGCCGTCAACTGATAGATGTAGCGGGTAAAATTGTCAGGCACAGCGGTCAGGTTGTATTAAAAGTGGCCCGGTGTGCTTTTGAAGGGCTTCAATTAGCCGAAATGTTAAAAAGGTGTATTGAGCCCCCTGTGTTACAACACTAG
- a CDS encoding PilT/PilU family type 4a pilus ATPase — translation MKQPETAYWVAAMLGTKKGVSDLNITVGKSLQVEIDGALTPVEVEPPVEKLTPFQTEVFALNLINGNQRLLGDLVRTGSCDLSYVLGEGARFRVNIFSQKGYYSSVLRKLETKIPSIEDFGFPPCFYDMAEERNGLILFTGGTGTGKTTSLAAILNQINKSRSIHIVTLEDPIEYVHPHKKATFNQREQGDDFDSFASGLRAALRQAPKVILVGEIRDRETLEIALTAAETGHVVFSTLHTIDAGQTLNRIVGMFEHDEQEQIRVRLADTIRWVVSQRLLPKRGGGRVASQEILRSSLRVTDILLNGEDVAAEKTFYNVIQEGSTLSMKTFDQDILDLFTRELIDEKVALTYCTNRSVVKRGMDNIRAARGENTSSISGLAMEQGEEED, via the coding sequence ATGAAACAGCCGGAAACCGCCTACTGGGTCGCCGCCATGTTAGGCACGAAAAAGGGAGTGTCCGACCTGAACATTACAGTGGGGAAGAGTCTTCAGGTGGAGATTGATGGTGCATTGACCCCGGTGGAGGTGGAGCCGCCAGTGGAAAAGCTTACCCCGTTCCAGACCGAAGTTTTTGCCCTCAACCTGATTAATGGCAATCAACGACTCCTGGGCGATTTGGTTCGGACAGGCTCCTGCGACCTTTCCTATGTGTTGGGTGAAGGAGCGCGTTTCAGGGTGAATATCTTCTCCCAAAAAGGATACTACTCTTCTGTTCTTCGAAAATTGGAGACCAAGATCCCCTCTATCGAGGACTTTGGTTTTCCCCCGTGCTTTTATGATATGGCGGAAGAGCGGAATGGTCTGATCCTTTTTACCGGTGGTACCGGTACTGGTAAGACCACTTCGCTGGCCGCTATTTTGAACCAGATTAATAAGAGTCGATCGATTCATATCGTGACTCTGGAAGATCCGATTGAGTATGTTCATCCTCATAAAAAAGCCACTTTTAATCAGCGGGAACAGGGCGATGACTTTGACAGCTTTGCCAGTGGTCTGCGAGCGGCCCTGCGGCAGGCACCCAAGGTTATTTTGGTGGGTGAGATCCGTGACCGGGAAACCCTGGAAATCGCCCTAACCGCTGCTGAAACCGGCCATGTGGTTTTCTCTACCCTACATACCATTGACGCAGGCCAAACCCTGAACCGTATTGTTGGTATGTTTGAGCACGATGAGCAGGAACAGATCCGGGTTCGGCTGGCTGATACCATTCGCTGGGTGGTCAGTCAGCGTCTTCTCCCGAAGCGCGGCGGGGGGCGGGTGGCGTCCCAGGAAATTCTCCGCAGCAGCCTGCGGGTCACAGATATCCTCCTGAACGGTGAGGACGTTGCCGCAGAAAAGACCTTTTATAACGTGATTCAGGAAGGTTCGACTCTGAGTATGAAGACCTTTGATCAGGATATCTTAGATCTCTTTACCCGAGAGCTGATAGATGAGAAGGTGGCTTTGACCTATTGTACCAACCGCAGTGTGGTGAAGCGGGGCATGGATAATATCAGGGCGGCCCGTGGTGAAAATACCTCCAGTATTTCAGGCTTGGCTATGGAGCAGGGTGAAGAAGAGGATTGA